One window from the genome of Streptomyces sp. NBC_00708 encodes:
- a CDS encoding Gfo/Idh/MocA family oxidoreductase, producing the protein MKVGCIGLGDIAQKAYLPVLGALPGIELHLQTRTPATLASVAATHRIPAERCHLDLDSLLARGLDAAFVHASTAAHPEIVGRLLEAGVATYVDKPLAYTLEESARLVELAEARGTGLAVGFNRRLAPGYAQCAEHPRELILMQKNRVGLPEDPRTMVFDDFIHVVDTLRFLVPGPVERTVVSGRLVDGLLHHVVLQLSGEGFTAIGAMNRLSGSTEERLEVSGQDSKREVLNLAEIIDHKGQPSVRRRGDWVPVARQRGIEQSVLAFLDAVREGRPLSARDALETHELCERVLRGLDAA; encoded by the coding sequence GTGAAGGTCGGCTGCATCGGGCTCGGGGACATCGCGCAGAAGGCGTACCTGCCGGTGCTCGGCGCTCTGCCGGGCATCGAACTCCACCTGCAGACCCGCACCCCGGCCACCCTGGCCTCGGTCGCCGCCACCCACCGCATTCCGGCGGAACGCTGCCACCTGGACCTGGACTCACTGCTCGCCCGGGGGCTCGACGCCGCGTTCGTGCACGCCTCGACCGCCGCCCACCCCGAGATCGTCGGCCGGCTGCTCGAAGCGGGCGTCGCCACGTACGTCGACAAGCCGCTCGCCTACACGCTGGAGGAGTCCGCGCGCCTGGTCGAGCTCGCCGAGGCGCGCGGCACCGGTCTCGCCGTCGGGTTCAACCGCCGGCTGGCGCCGGGGTACGCCCAGTGCGCGGAGCACCCGCGCGAGCTGATCCTCATGCAGAAGAACCGGGTCGGGCTCCCCGAGGATCCCCGGACCATGGTCTTCGACGACTTCATCCATGTCGTGGACACCCTGCGCTTCCTGGTGCCCGGCCCCGTCGAGCGCACCGTGGTGAGCGGCAGGCTCGTCGACGGACTGCTGCACCACGTCGTGCTCCAGCTGTCCGGCGAGGGCTTCACCGCCATCGGCGCGATGAACCGGCTCAGCGGCTCGACCGAGGAGCGGCTGGAGGTCTCCGGCCAGGACTCCAAGCGGGAGGTGCTGAACCTCGCGGAGATCATCGACCACAAGGGGCAGCCGAGCGTGCGGAGGCGCGGCGACTGGGTGCCGGTGGCCCGTCAGCGCGGCATCGAGCAGAGCGTGCTGGCGTTCCTGGACGCCGTGCGCGAGGGCCGTCCGCTGAGCGCCCGCGACGCCCTGGAGACCCACGAACTGTGCGAACGGGTCCTGCGCGGGCTCGACGCCGCGTAG
- a CDS encoding MFS transporter — protein sequence MTDAAAPASRSTRPVPAGRNYRLLTAASVITALGTHGALIAAAFAVLQTGGDGGDVGLVAAARTVPLVLFLLIGGAIADRLPRHRVMVAANTLNCVSQGLFALLVLAGDPQLWQMMLLTALCGTGQAFFSPAAEGMLMSSVSGEQASRAFALFRMSTQGAAIGGAALGGAMIAAMDPGWVLAVDAAAFAVAGALRAFLDVSHIPAREPGGGLLADLRDGWKEFTGRPWLWAIVAQFSVVVAAVGAAEAVYGPLVARDELGGARPWGFALAAFGVGNLAGALLMMRWKPRRLLLAGTLCVFPLALPSAGLAVPLSATWLCVVMFVSGTAIEVFGVSWMTAMHQEIPEEKLSRVSAYDWFGSVAMVPVATALAGPVESLVGRGQALWGCAGLVVLVTGAVLFVPDVRNLTRRTASVEVAAVPLVPPVSADAEGAVGRLG from the coding sequence GTGACCGACGCAGCCGCCCCCGCCTCCCGCTCCACCCGCCCCGTCCCGGCAGGGCGCAACTACCGGCTGCTCACCGCCGCCTCGGTCATCACCGCCCTGGGCACCCACGGCGCACTGATCGCGGCGGCGTTCGCGGTTCTCCAGACCGGCGGCGACGGCGGTGACGTCGGTCTCGTCGCCGCCGCCAGGACGGTGCCGCTGGTGCTCTTCCTGCTGATCGGCGGGGCGATCGCGGACCGGCTGCCGCGGCACCGGGTGATGGTGGCGGCCAACACCCTCAACTGCGTCTCGCAGGGCCTCTTCGCCCTGCTGGTCCTGGCCGGCGACCCCCAGCTGTGGCAGATGATGCTGCTCACCGCGCTGTGCGGCACCGGGCAGGCCTTCTTCAGCCCGGCGGCCGAGGGCATGCTGATGTCGAGCGTCAGCGGCGAACAGGCGAGCCGTGCCTTCGCGCTCTTCCGGATGTCCACCCAGGGCGCCGCCATCGGCGGTGCGGCCCTCGGCGGCGCCATGATCGCGGCGATGGACCCCGGCTGGGTGCTGGCCGTGGACGCCGCCGCCTTCGCGGTCGCGGGAGCCCTGCGTGCCTTCCTCGACGTCAGCCACATCCCGGCGCGGGAGCCCGGGGGCGGGCTGCTCGCGGACCTGCGGGACGGCTGGAAGGAGTTCACCGGCCGGCCGTGGCTCTGGGCGATCGTCGCCCAGTTCTCCGTGGTGGTCGCCGCCGTCGGCGCTGCCGAGGCGGTCTACGGTCCGCTGGTCGCCCGCGACGAACTCGGCGGCGCCCGGCCCTGGGGCTTCGCGCTGGCCGCGTTCGGCGTCGGCAACCTGGCCGGGGCACTGCTGATGATGCGCTGGAAGCCGCGCCGGCTGCTGCTGGCCGGAACGCTCTGCGTCTTCCCGCTGGCCCTGCCGTCGGCCGGCCTCGCCGTGCCGCTGTCCGCGACCTGGCTCTGCGTGGTGATGTTCGTCAGCGGTACGGCGATCGAGGTGTTCGGCGTCTCCTGGATGACCGCCATGCACCAGGAGATCCCCGAGGAGAAGCTCTCCCGCGTCTCGGCCTACGACTGGTTCGGCTCGGTGGCCATGGTGCCGGTCGCCACCGCCCTCGCCGGGCCCGTCGAATCGCTGGTCGGGCGCGGTCAGGCGCTGTGGGGCTGCGCGGGGCTGGTCGTGCTCGTCACGGGCGCGGTGCTCTTCGTGCCGGACGTACGCAACCTGACCCGCCGGACCGCGTCCGTCGAGGTGGCCGCCGTCCCGCTCGTGCCGCCCGTGTCAGCCGATGCGGAAGGCGCCGTCGGGCGGCTCGGGTGA
- a CDS encoding universal stress protein, which translates to MSGTELPVIAAVDGSSHSMDALDWAAREAVARGLPLLIVHVRQLSRRTDQEAQEREAGELLASAVHRVAETAPGLRPSTLAPLDFPSAALVSLSRDASLVVLGSRGLGGFRSLMLGSNSLATASMAKCPVVIVHGGRDEEKPGNGTGEVFPDIVAGVAADESSEGVLDFAFATAAAHPGARLRIVHGWTMFSSMLSGGPVFDRDAAADAAERSLAELTAGWRTAYPQVEVMKEPVNGSATRTLVTASATASLTVVGRRRGGESLGLGLSPVAHTTLTHAMGPVAVVPC; encoded by the coding sequence ATGAGCGGCACCGAGCTTCCCGTGATCGCGGCGGTCGACGGCTCCTCGCACAGCATGGACGCGCTGGACTGGGCGGCGCGCGAGGCGGTCGCACGAGGTCTGCCCCTGCTGATCGTGCACGTCCGGCAACTGTCCCGGCGCACCGACCAGGAGGCGCAGGAGCGGGAGGCCGGCGAGCTGCTGGCCTCGGCCGTGCACCGGGTCGCGGAGACCGCCCCGGGGCTGCGGCCCTCGACTCTCGCACCGCTCGACTTCCCGTCGGCGGCGCTCGTCTCGCTGAGCCGGGACGCCTCGCTGGTGGTGCTCGGTTCGCGGGGGCTCGGCGGGTTCCGCTCCCTGATGCTGGGGTCCAACAGCCTGGCGACGGCCTCGATGGCGAAGTGCCCCGTGGTGATCGTCCACGGCGGCCGGGACGAGGAGAAGCCCGGCAACGGCACGGGCGAGGTCTTTCCGGACATCGTGGCCGGAGTGGCCGCCGACGAGAGCAGCGAAGGGGTGCTGGACTTCGCCTTCGCGACGGCGGCGGCGCACCCGGGTGCGCGGCTGCGGATCGTGCACGGCTGGACGATGTTCTCGTCGATGCTGTCCGGCGGGCCCGTCTTCGACCGGGACGCGGCGGCGGACGCGGCCGAGCGGTCACTGGCCGAGCTGACCGCCGGCTGGCGCACCGCGTATCCGCAGGTAGAGGTGATGAAGGAGCCGGTCAACGGTTCCGCGACGCGCACCCTGGTCACCGCGTCCGCCACGGCGTCGCTGACCGTCGTCGGGCGGCGGCGGGGCGGTGAGTCGCTGGGGCTAGGACTCTCGCCGGTGGCCCACACGACGCTCACGCACGCCATGGGCCCGGTGGCCGTGGTCCCCTGCTGA
- a CDS encoding TVP38/TMEM64 family protein, protein MLDVVPDTRPAPGLAVRCTRVLLSPWSRLSLLVAVLVAAATAMLLLEPQQLLTSGRLGQLSGGSTAAVVFGLAYGVCTVAFVPRPLLNLAAGALFGVQAGLAAALGGTVLGAGISFMLGRVLGQDALRTLVRGRWLRAADGQLSRHGFRSMLALRLFPGVPFAAANYCAAVSRMGYPPFLVATGLGSVPNTAAYVVAGSEASSPTSPAFLAAMGFIVLTGAGAAVVAWRRRHRLGV, encoded by the coding sequence ATGCTCGACGTCGTCCCCGACACCCGGCCCGCCCCCGGTCTCGCCGTGCGCTGCACGCGCGTGCTGCTCTCGCCGTGGTCCCGGCTCTCGCTGCTCGTCGCCGTGCTGGTGGCCGCCGCGACGGCGATGCTGCTGCTGGAGCCGCAGCAGCTGCTGACTTCCGGAAGACTCGGGCAGCTGAGCGGCGGCTCCACGGCGGCCGTGGTGTTCGGGCTGGCGTACGGCGTCTGCACGGTGGCGTTCGTGCCGCGCCCCCTGCTGAACCTCGCGGCGGGCGCGCTGTTCGGTGTGCAGGCCGGTCTCGCCGCGGCGCTCGGCGGTACGGTGCTCGGCGCGGGGATCTCCTTCATGCTCGGCCGGGTCCTGGGCCAGGACGCGTTGCGCACCCTGGTGCGGGGGCGGTGGCTGAGGGCGGCGGACGGTCAGCTGAGCCGGCACGGCTTCCGCTCGATGCTGGCGCTGCGGCTCTTCCCCGGGGTGCCATTCGCCGCCGCCAACTACTGTGCCGCCGTCTCCCGCATGGGCTATCCGCCGTTCCTGGTGGCGACGGGGCTGGGCTCGGTCCCGAACACGGCCGCGTACGTCGTGGCGGGCAGCGAGGCGTCCTCGCCGACCTCCCCCGCCTTCCTCGCGGCGATGGGCTTCATCGTGCTCACGGGGGCCGGTGCGGCCGTGGTCGCCTGGCGCCGCCGTCACCGCCTGGGGGTCTGA
- a CDS encoding undecaprenyl-diphosphate phosphatase gives MSWFESFVLGLVQGLTEFLPISSSAHLRLTAAFAGWTDPGAAFTAITQIGTEAAVLIYFRKDIARIVSAWFRSLTDRSMRGDHDAQMGWLVIIGSIPIGVLGVTFKDQIEGPFRDLRLIATTLIVMGIVLGIADRLAARDETGGRHRAGKQRKTLRELGVKDGLIYGCCQAMALIPGVSRSGATISGGLLMGYTREAAARYSFLLAVPAVLASGVFELKDAGEGHVSWGPTVFATFIAFGVGYAVIAWFMKFITTKSFMPFVIYRIVLGIVLFALVGAGALSPHAGESAG, from the coding sequence ATGAGCTGGTTCGAATCGTTCGTCCTCGGCCTCGTCCAGGGACTGACCGAGTTCCTGCCGATCTCCTCCAGCGCGCACCTGCGGCTCACCGCGGCGTTCGCCGGCTGGACCGACCCGGGTGCGGCGTTCACCGCGATCACCCAGATCGGTACGGAGGCCGCGGTCCTCATCTACTTCCGCAAGGACATCGCCCGGATCGTCTCGGCGTGGTTCAGGTCGCTGACGGACCGTTCGATGCGCGGCGACCACGACGCCCAGATGGGCTGGCTGGTCATCATCGGCTCGATCCCGATCGGTGTGCTCGGTGTCACGTTCAAGGACCAGATCGAGGGGCCCTTCCGTGATCTGCGGCTGATCGCGACCACCCTGATCGTGATGGGCATCGTGCTCGGCATCGCGGACCGGCTGGCCGCCCGCGACGAGACGGGCGGCAGGCACCGCGCGGGCAAGCAGCGCAAGACGCTGCGCGAACTGGGCGTCAAGGACGGCCTGATCTACGGCTGCTGCCAGGCGATGGCCCTGATTCCCGGCGTCTCGCGCTCCGGCGCCACCATCAGCGGTGGTCTGCTGATGGGCTACACCCGGGAGGCGGCGGCGCGTTACTCGTTCCTGCTCGCGGTTCCCGCGGTGCTCGCCTCGGGCGTCTTCGAGCTGAAGGACGCGGGCGAGGGGCATGTGTCGTGGGGCCCGACCGTCTTCGCGACCTTCATCGCGTTCGGTGTGGGGTACGCGGTCATCGCGTGGTTCATGAAGTTCATTACGACGAAGAGCTTCATGCCGTTCGTGATCTACCGGATCGTCCTGGGCATCGTGCTCTTCGCCCTGGTCGGCGCGGGTGCGCTGAGCCCGCACGCGGGCGAGTCCGCGGGCTGA
- the lnt gene encoding apolipoprotein N-acyltransferase, which produces MGSGAGWRERGARMLDRTAGRTAAALVAGALPALAFPAPSLWWFACVCLVPLLLLIRSAGTGRAAARDAWLGGTGYMIAVHHWLMPSLHVFIVVLAALLGLLWAPWGVLVGRLLRGPVSGWSAVAAVVVIPCGWLMIELVRSWEALGGPWGLLGASQWQVEPALRLASVGGVWLVSLLVVAVNTALTVLLVHSAARAAAAVSLLVGALVVGAAWMWAPQPERTGTARVAVVQPGIVDGPGSIQRRFDLSEKLTRSLAGRDVDLVVWGESSVGVDPARRPDITARLAALSRTVGADVLVNVDARQTDGAGRTGIFKSAVLVGPDGLTGDRYDKMRLVPFGEYIPARSVLSWATSMGRAAGEDRLRGTGPVTMRVPGADGLRIGPLVCFESAFPDMSRRLVRDGAGLLIAQSSTSSFQHGWAPAQHASLGALRAAESGRPMVHATLTGVSAVYGPHGEAVGSRLGTDTSGTAVYGVPLARGTTLYVRLGDWPVYGALGVLAVYCASVGVRAARSRRRTRPAEAAAV; this is translated from the coding sequence ATGGGGTCAGGGGCCGGGTGGCGCGAGCGGGGCGCACGGATGCTGGACCGGACAGCGGGGCGCACGGCCGCCGCGCTGGTGGCCGGTGCGCTGCCGGCGCTCGCCTTCCCCGCGCCTTCGCTGTGGTGGTTCGCCTGTGTCTGCCTGGTCCCGCTGCTGCTGCTGATCCGGTCGGCCGGTACGGGGCGGGCGGCGGCGCGGGACGCGTGGCTGGGCGGGACCGGCTACATGATCGCCGTGCACCACTGGCTGATGCCGAGTCTGCATGTGTTCATCGTGGTCCTCGCGGCGCTGCTCGGTCTGCTGTGGGCGCCGTGGGGGGTGCTCGTGGGCCGGCTGCTGCGCGGGCCGGTGAGCGGGTGGTCCGCGGTGGCGGCGGTGGTCGTGATTCCGTGCGGCTGGCTGATGATCGAGCTGGTCCGGTCCTGGGAGGCGCTGGGCGGTCCCTGGGGGCTGCTCGGGGCGAGCCAGTGGCAGGTGGAGCCGGCTCTGCGGCTGGCGTCGGTGGGCGGGGTGTGGCTGGTGAGCCTGCTGGTGGTGGCGGTGAACACCGCGCTCACCGTGCTGCTGGTGCACTCCGCCGCGCGGGCCGCCGCCGCGGTGTCGCTGCTGGTGGGGGCGCTCGTGGTCGGGGCCGCCTGGATGTGGGCGCCACAGCCGGAGCGGACCGGCACGGCCAGGGTGGCCGTCGTGCAGCCCGGGATCGTGGACGGGCCGGGCAGCATCCAGCGCAGGTTCGACCTCAGCGAGAAGCTGACGCGGTCGCTGGCCGGGCGGGACGTGGACCTGGTGGTGTGGGGCGAGAGCAGTGTCGGCGTCGATCCGGCCCGGCGGCCCGACATCACGGCCCGGCTCGCGGCGCTGTCGCGGACGGTGGGCGCGGACGTCCTGGTCAACGTGGACGCCCGGCAGACCGACGGGGCGGGGCGGACCGGCATCTTCAAGAGCGCCGTGCTGGTCGGGCCGGACGGACTCACCGGGGACCGGTACGACAAGATGCGGCTGGTGCCGTTCGGCGAGTACATCCCGGCCCGGTCGGTGCTGAGCTGGGCGACCTCGATGGGCCGGGCGGCGGGCGAGGACCGGCTGCGCGGCACCGGCCCGGTCACGATGCGGGTGCCCGGCGCGGACGGGCTGCGCATCGGCCCCCTGGTCTGCTTCGAGTCCGCGTTCCCCGACATGAGCAGGCGGCTGGTCCGGGACGGCGCCGGGCTGCTGATCGCCCAGTCGTCCACGTCGTCGTTCCAGCACGGCTGGGCGCCCGCCCAGCACGCCTCGCTCGGCGCTCTGCGGGCGGCGGAGAGCGGACGCCCGATGGTGCACGCCACCCTCACGGGGGTGAGCGCGGTGTACGGGCCGCACGGTGAGGCGGTCGGGTCCCGGCTCGGCACGGACACCAGCGGCACCGCCGTCTACGGGGTGCCGCTGGCCCGGGGCACGACGCTGTACGTACGGCTGGGCGACTGGCCGGTGTACGGGGCGCTCGGCGTGCTGGCCGTGTACTGCGCCTCGGTGGGCGTCCGGGCCGCGCGCTCCCGGAGGCGTACACGGCCGGCGGAAGCGGCAGCGGTATAG
- a CDS encoding fused MFS/spermidine synthase, with protein sequence MNESIPVIRDVDHGTARLLPDVDRERAWLLTVDGAPQSYVDLDAPEHLEFEYARRLGHVVDCAADPGEPLDVLHLGGGGLTLPRYVAATRPDSRQEVVDADRGLLDLVAEHLPLPERGGITVHAADARARLEETVPGSLDLLIADVFGGSRVPAHLTTVPYARAAARALRPDGIYAANLADGPPFGFLRSQLATFAAVFTELALIAEPGVLRGRRFGNVVLVASRAPFDTAALARRCAADAFAARVEHGEALEAFVNGARPVGDEDAVASPEPPDGAFRIG encoded by the coding sequence GTGAACGAGTCGATACCCGTCATCCGCGATGTGGACCACGGCACCGCACGGCTGCTCCCGGACGTGGACCGGGAGCGGGCCTGGCTGCTGACGGTCGACGGCGCACCGCAGTCCTATGTCGACCTGGACGCGCCCGAGCACCTGGAGTTCGAGTACGCGCGACGGCTCGGCCATGTCGTGGACTGCGCGGCGGACCCGGGCGAGCCGCTGGACGTCCTGCACCTGGGCGGCGGCGGTCTCACCCTGCCCCGTTATGTCGCGGCCACCCGCCCTGATTCCCGGCAGGAGGTGGTGGACGCGGACCGCGGTCTCCTCGACCTCGTCGCGGAGCACCTGCCGCTGCCCGAGCGCGGCGGCATCACCGTGCACGCGGCGGACGCCCGCGCCCGGCTGGAGGAGACGGTGCCCGGCTCGCTGGACCTGCTGATCGCGGACGTCTTCGGCGGGTCGCGTGTGCCCGCCCACCTCACCACCGTCCCGTACGCGCGGGCGGCGGCGCGGGCGCTGCGCCCGGACGGGATCTACGCCGCCAACCTCGCGGACGGGCCGCCGTTCGGTTTCCTGCGCTCGCAGCTGGCCACCTTCGCGGCCGTCTTCACCGAGCTGGCGCTGATCGCGGAGCCGGGCGTGCTGCGCGGCCGGCGCTTCGGCAACGTGGTCCTCGTCGCCTCCCGTGCCCCCTTCGACACAGCGGCCCTGGCCCGCCGGTGCGCGGCGGACGCGTTCGCGGCGCGGGTGGAGCACGGGGAGGCGCTGGAGGCGTTCGTCAACGGCGCCCGGCCGGTCGGCGACGAGGACGCGGTCGCCTCACCCGAGCCGCCCGACGGCGCCTTCCGCATCGGCTGA
- the tuf gene encoding elongation factor Tu — protein sequence MPKTAYVRTKPHLNIGTMGHVDHGKTTLTAAITKVLSDRGTGTFVPFDRIDRAPEEAQRGITINIAHVEYETGTRHYAHVDMPGHADYIKNMVTGAAQLDGAILVVSALDGIMPQTAEHVLLARQVGVDHIVVALNKADAGDPELTDLVELEVRELLSAHGYGGDTVPVVRVSGLRALEGDPRWTGAVEALLDAVDTYVPMPVRYTDAPFLLPVENVLTITGRGTVVTGAVERGTVRVGDRVTVLGADTETVVTGLETFGKPMESAEAGDNVALLLRGVERDRVRRGHVVAAPGSVTPSRRFTARVYVLSGREGGRTTPVATGYRPQFYIRTADVVGDVDLGEAGVARPGDTVTMTVELGRDIPLEPGLGFAIREGGRTVGAGTVTELL from the coding sequence ATGCCCAAGACGGCATACGTGCGCACCAAGCCGCACCTCAACATCGGCACCATGGGCCATGTCGACCACGGCAAGACGACCCTGACCGCCGCCATCACCAAGGTGCTCAGCGACCGCGGCACCGGCACCTTCGTCCCCTTCGACCGCATCGACCGCGCGCCCGAGGAGGCGCAGCGCGGCATCACCATCAACATCGCGCACGTCGAGTACGAGACCGGCACCCGGCACTACGCACACGTCGACATGCCGGGCCACGCCGACTACATCAAGAACATGGTCACGGGCGCCGCCCAGCTCGACGGGGCGATCCTCGTCGTCTCCGCGCTGGACGGGATCATGCCGCAGACCGCCGAGCATGTGCTGCTCGCCCGTCAGGTGGGCGTCGACCACATCGTGGTGGCGCTCAACAAGGCGGACGCGGGTGACCCCGAGCTGACCGACCTGGTCGAGCTGGAGGTGCGCGAGCTGCTGTCCGCGCACGGCTACGGCGGCGACACCGTGCCCGTCGTACGGGTGTCGGGGCTGCGGGCGCTGGAGGGCGACCCGCGCTGGACCGGTGCCGTGGAGGCGCTGCTCGACGCGGTCGACACATACGTACCGATGCCGGTGCGCTACACCGACGCGCCGTTCCTGCTGCCGGTGGAGAACGTCCTGACCATCACCGGCCGGGGCACGGTCGTCACCGGCGCCGTGGAGCGCGGCACGGTCCGGGTCGGTGACCGGGTGACGGTCCTCGGCGCGGACACCGAGACGGTCGTCACCGGCCTGGAGACCTTCGGCAAGCCGATGGAGTCCGCCGAGGCCGGCGACAACGTGGCGCTGCTGCTGCGCGGCGTCGAGCGCGACCGGGTGCGCCGCGGTCATGTCGTCGCGGCGCCGGGCAGCGTCACCCCGAGCCGGCGCTTCACCGCGCGGGTGTACGTCCTGTCGGGGCGCGAGGGCGGCCGCACCACCCCGGTCGCCACCGGGTACCGGCCGCAGTTCTACATCCGCACGGCCGACGTGGTCGGCGATGTGGACCTCGGTGAGGCGGGGGTCGCGCGGCCCGGGGACACGGTCACCATGACCGTCGAGCTGGGCCGGGACATCCCGCTGGAGCCGGGTCTCGGCTTCGCGATCCGCGAGGGCGGCCGCACGGTCGGCGCGGGCACGGTCACGGAGCTGCTCTGA